Proteins found in one Serratia plymuthica genomic segment:
- the yhbY gene encoding ribosome assembly RNA-binding protein YhbY, protein MNLNNKQKQHLKGLAHPLKPVVMLGNNGLTEGVLAEIEQALEHHELIKVKIAAEDRETKTLIADAIVRETGACNVQVIGSTLILYRPSKERKISLPR, encoded by the coding sequence ATGAATCTGAATAATAAACAAAAACAGCACCTGAAAGGCTTGGCGCATCCGTTAAAACCGGTTGTCATGCTGGGTAATAACGGTCTCACCGAAGGGGTGCTGGCTGAAATTGAACAGGCTCTGGAGCATCATGAGCTGATCAAGGTAAAAATCGCTGCTGAAGATCGCGAAACCAAAACCCTGATCGCCGACGCTATCGTACGTGAAACGGGTGCCTGCAACGTACAAGTCATCGGCAGTACGCTTATTCTTTACCGCCCTTCGAAAGAGCGCAAGATCAGTCTACCGCGTTAA
- the rlmE gene encoding 23S rRNA (uridine(2552)-2'-O)-methyltransferase RlmE, with protein sequence MANKKRSASSSRWLQEHFSDKYVQQAQKKGLRSRAWFKLDEIQQSDKLFKPGMTVVDLGAAPGGWSQYVVTQIGGNGRIIACDILPMDPIVGVDFLQGDFRDELVLKALLERVGESKVQVVMSDMAPNMSGTPAVDIPRSMYLVELALGMCRDVLAPGGSFLVKVFQGDGFDEYLREIRSLFTKVKIRKPDASRARSREVYIVATGRKL encoded by the coding sequence ATGGCTAATAAAAAGCGTTCTGCTAGCTCCAGTCGCTGGTTACAAGAACACTTTAGCGATAAATATGTGCAACAGGCGCAGAAAAAAGGGCTGCGTTCGCGCGCCTGGTTTAAACTTGATGAAATACAGCAGAGTGACAAGCTGTTTAAACCCGGTATGACCGTAGTGGATTTAGGTGCAGCGCCGGGCGGTTGGTCGCAATATGTAGTAACGCAGATCGGCGGTAACGGTCGCATCATCGCCTGTGATATTTTGCCAATGGATCCTATCGTTGGCGTCGATTTCCTTCAGGGCGATTTTCGTGATGAACTGGTGCTTAAAGCTCTGTTGGAACGTGTAGGTGAAAGTAAGGTTCAGGTGGTTATGTCTGACATGGCCCCGAATATGAGTGGCACTCCGGCCGTCGATATTCCGAGATCGATGTATCTGGTGGAATTAGCACTGGGAATGTGTCGTGATGTCCTCGCACCAGGCGGAAGTTTCCTGGTGAAGGTGTTCCAGGGAGATGGCTTTGACGAGTACCTACGGGAAATTCGCTCCCTGTTTACGAAGGTTAAGATTCGTAAGCCAGACGCTTCCCGCGCACGTTCGCGCGAAGTGTACATTGTAGCGACAGGGCGCAAGCTGTAG
- the ftsH gene encoding ATP-dependent zinc metalloprotease FtsH → MAKNLILWLVIAVVLMSVFQSFGPSESNGRRVDYSTFMSELTQDQVREARINGREINVTKKDSNKYTTYIPVNDPKLLDTLLTKNVKVVGEPPEEPSLLASIFISWFPMLLLIGVWIFFMRQMQGGGGKGAMSFGKSKARMLTEDQIKTTFADVAGCDEAKEEVSELVEYLREPSRFQKLGGKIPKGVLMVGPPGTGKTLLAKAIAGEAKVPFFTISGSDFVEMFVGVGASRVRDMFEQAKKAAPCIIFIDEIDAVGRQRGAGLGGGHDEREQTLNQMLVEMDGFEGNEGIIVIAATNRPDVLDPALLRPGRFDRQVVVGLPDVRGREQILKVHSRRVPLAPDVDASVLARGTPGFSGADLANLVNEAALFAARGNKRVVSMVEFEKAKDKIMMGAERRSMVMTEAQKESTAYHEAGHAIIGRLVPEHDPVHKVTIIPRGRALGVTFFLPEGDAISASRQKLESQISTLYGGRLAEEIIYGPEKVSTGASNDIKVATSIARNMVTQWGFSEKLGPLLYAEEEGEVFLGRSVAKAKHMSDETARIIDQEVKSLIERNYIRARALLMENMDILHSMKDALMKYETIDAPQIDDLMNRKDVRPPAGWDDVNKGSNSDNGGTPKAPTPVDEPRTPNPGNTLSEQLDK, encoded by the coding sequence ATGGCGAAAAACCTAATACTCTGGTTAGTCATCGCGGTAGTGTTGATGTCTGTATTCCAGAGCTTTGGGCCCAGCGAGTCGAATGGCCGTAGGGTGGATTACTCTACCTTCATGTCCGAACTGACCCAGGACCAGGTTCGCGAAGCGCGAATCAACGGACGTGAAATTAACGTTACCAAGAAAGACAGTAACAAATACACGACCTACATCCCTGTCAACGATCCTAAGTTGCTGGATACGTTGTTGACGAAAAATGTGAAAGTTGTTGGTGAACCGCCTGAAGAGCCGAGTTTGCTGGCTTCTATCTTTATTTCATGGTTCCCGATGCTGTTGCTGATCGGGGTCTGGATCTTCTTCATGCGGCAGATGCAGGGCGGCGGCGGAAAGGGCGCGATGTCCTTCGGCAAGAGCAAGGCCCGTATGCTGACGGAAGACCAGATCAAAACCACTTTTGCTGACGTTGCCGGTTGCGATGAAGCAAAAGAGGAAGTGAGCGAACTGGTAGAATACCTGCGCGAGCCGAGCCGTTTCCAGAAATTGGGCGGCAAGATCCCGAAAGGCGTGCTGATGGTGGGCCCGCCGGGGACCGGTAAAACCCTGTTGGCGAAAGCCATCGCAGGTGAGGCGAAAGTGCCGTTCTTCACCATTTCCGGCTCCGACTTCGTGGAAATGTTTGTGGGTGTGGGCGCTTCCCGCGTGCGCGACATGTTCGAGCAGGCCAAGAAGGCGGCACCGTGCATCATCTTCATCGATGAAATCGACGCCGTCGGTCGCCAGCGTGGCGCCGGTCTGGGTGGCGGTCATGATGAACGTGAGCAAACGCTGAACCAAATGCTGGTTGAGATGGACGGTTTTGAAGGCAATGAAGGCATTATCGTCATCGCCGCGACCAACCGTCCGGACGTGCTTGACCCGGCGTTGCTGCGTCCAGGCCGTTTCGACCGTCAGGTCGTGGTGGGTCTGCCGGACGTGCGTGGCCGTGAACAAATCCTGAAGGTGCATTCACGTCGCGTGCCACTGGCGCCAGACGTTGACGCCTCTGTGCTGGCTCGCGGTACCCCGGGCTTCTCCGGTGCCGACCTGGCTAACCTGGTCAACGAAGCGGCGCTGTTTGCCGCTCGCGGCAACAAACGCGTCGTGTCGATGGTTGAGTTCGAAAAAGCCAAAGACAAGATCATGATGGGTGCGGAACGTCGCTCCATGGTGATGACGGAAGCGCAGAAAGAGTCGACCGCGTATCACGAAGCAGGTCACGCCATTATCGGCCGTCTGGTTCCTGAACACGATCCGGTGCACAAGGTCACTATTATTCCGCGTGGCCGTGCGTTGGGCGTTACCTTCTTCCTGCCGGAAGGCGATGCGATCAGCGCCAGTCGTCAGAAACTGGAGAGCCAAATTTCTACTCTGTACGGCGGTCGTCTGGCTGAAGAGATTATTTACGGGCCAGAGAAAGTCTCTACCGGCGCGTCGAACGACATTAAAGTGGCGACCTCGATTGCCCGCAACATGGTGACCCAATGGGGCTTCTCCGAGAAGCTGGGGCCGCTGCTGTATGCGGAAGAAGAGGGCGAAGTGTTCCTGGGCCGTTCCGTGGCCAAGGCGAAACACATGTCGGATGAAACTGCGCGCATCATCGACCAGGAAGTGAAATCCCTGATCGAACGCAACTACATCCGTGCGCGTGCATTGTTGATGGAAAACATGGACATCCTGCATTCAATGAAGGATGCCTTGATGAAGTATGAAACCATCGATGCGCCACAGATTGACGATCTGATGAACCGTAAAGATGTGCGTCCGCCAGCGGGTTGGGACGATGTGAACAAGGGCAGCAATTCCGATAACGGCGGCACTCCAAAAGCCCCGACGCCGGTAGATGAGCCACGCACGCCGAACCCGGGCAATACCCTGTCTGAACAGCTAGACAAGTAA
- the folP gene encoding dihydropteroate synthase, producing MQLTVRDMTLDLSHPRVMGILNVTPDSFSDGGRHNTLNQALLHAHALISAGATMIDVGGESTRPGAAEVSEEEEIARVVPVVEAIAQRFEVFISVDTSKAGVIRESAQAGAHLINDVRSLQEPGALAAAAESGLPVCLMHMQGEPRTMQQAPHYDDLIGDVHAFFQRHIERCNAAGITNQKLLLDPGFGFGKNLAHNYQLLARLSEFHRFGLPLLVGMSRKSMIGQLLNVPPEQRVIGSVACAVIAAMQGAQIVRVHDVKETVEAMRVVEATLSAKG from the coding sequence ATGCAGTTAACCGTGCGAGACATGACTCTCGATCTTTCCCATCCACGAGTGATGGGGATCCTCAACGTAACCCCGGATTCTTTCTCTGACGGCGGCCGTCACAACACCTTGAATCAGGCGCTGTTGCATGCGCATGCGCTGATTTCGGCCGGTGCGACCATGATTGACGTGGGGGGCGAGTCGACCAGACCGGGAGCCGCGGAGGTCAGTGAAGAGGAAGAGATCGCACGAGTGGTGCCCGTAGTCGAAGCGATTGCCCAGCGTTTTGAAGTTTTTATCTCTGTGGATACCTCGAAAGCCGGGGTGATCCGCGAGTCGGCTCAGGCGGGGGCGCATCTGATTAACGACGTTCGTTCGCTGCAAGAGCCGGGTGCGCTGGCGGCGGCTGCAGAAAGCGGTCTGCCGGTGTGCCTGATGCACATGCAGGGGGAGCCACGCACCATGCAGCAGGCACCGCACTACGATGATCTTATCGGCGATGTGCACGCATTTTTCCAACGGCATATCGAACGCTGCAATGCTGCCGGCATTACAAATCAGAAATTGCTGCTCGACCCCGGGTTCGGTTTCGGTAAGAATTTAGCGCACAATTATCAGCTTCTGGCCAGGTTGTCAGAATTTCATCGCTTCGGCCTGCCGCTATTGGTAGGGATGTCGCGTAAGTCGATGATTGGACAACTGCTGAATGTCCCCCCGGAACAGCGGGTTATCGGCAGCGTAGCCTGTGCGGTGATCGCCGCTATGCAGGGCGCGCAGATTGTCAGAGTGCATGACGTTAAAGAAACCGTCGAGGCGATGCGTGTCGTCGAGGCAACACTTTCAGCTAAGGGATGA
- the glmM gene encoding phosphoglucosamine mutase has translation MSERKYFGTDGIRGKVGDSPITPDFVLKLGWAAGKVLARHGSRKIIIGKDTRISGYMLESALEAGLAAAGLSASFTGPMPTPAVAYLTRTFRAEAGIVISASHNPFYDNGIKFFSIDGAKLPDHVEEAIEAEMEKPLTCVESAELGKASRIIDAAGRYIEFCKGTFPSELSLKGLKIVVDCANGATYHIAPSVLRELGATVIAIGVEPDGMNINEKCGATDVRQLQERVLLEKAHIGLAFDGDGDRVMMVDHLGNKVDGDQILYIIAREGLRQGQLRGGAVGTLMSNMGLELALKQLGIPFARAKVGDRYVLEKLQELGWRIGAENSGHVILLDKTTTGDGIIAGLQVLTAIVRNSMSLHDLCSGMKLLPQILVNVRFVGEHNPLESEEVRKVTEQVETELAGRGRVLLRKSGTEPLIRVMVEGEDEQQVTALAHRIADAVKAAG, from the coding sequence ATGAGTGAGCGCAAATATTTTGGTACCGACGGCATTCGTGGCAAAGTCGGCGATAGCCCTATTACCCCGGATTTCGTGCTGAAACTTGGCTGGGCGGCGGGTAAGGTGCTGGCACGTCATGGCTCCCGTAAAATCATTATCGGCAAAGATACCCGCATTTCAGGCTACATGCTGGAGTCGGCACTGGAGGCCGGCCTGGCCGCTGCGGGGCTATCCGCCTCGTTCACCGGGCCGATGCCGACGCCGGCGGTGGCTTATCTGACGCGTACCTTCCGTGCTGAAGCCGGTATCGTGATCTCTGCATCACATAACCCATTCTACGATAACGGTATTAAGTTCTTCTCCATTGACGGGGCGAAGCTGCCGGATCATGTTGAAGAGGCCATTGAAGCCGAAATGGAAAAACCGCTGACCTGCGTGGAATCTGCCGAATTGGGCAAGGCCAGCCGGATTATCGATGCCGCCGGTCGTTACATCGAATTCTGCAAAGGTACCTTCCCGAGTGAACTGAGCCTGAAGGGCCTGAAAATCGTGGTGGACTGCGCCAACGGCGCGACCTACCACATCGCACCGAGCGTGTTGCGTGAACTGGGCGCCACGGTGATTGCTATCGGTGTTGAGCCGGACGGCATGAATATCAATGAGAAATGCGGCGCGACCGATGTTCGCCAACTGCAAGAACGCGTATTGCTTGAAAAAGCGCATATCGGCCTGGCGTTTGACGGAGACGGCGACCGCGTGATGATGGTTGATCACCTTGGCAACAAGGTGGATGGCGACCAGATTCTGTATATCATCGCCCGTGAGGGGTTGCGTCAGGGCCAGTTGCGCGGTGGCGCCGTCGGTACGTTGATGAGCAACATGGGCCTGGAACTGGCGCTTAAGCAGCTTGGCATCCCGTTTGCCCGTGCGAAAGTGGGTGACCGCTATGTACTGGAGAAGCTGCAGGAGCTGGGCTGGCGCATTGGCGCGGAAAACTCCGGTCACGTGATCTTGCTGGACAAAACCACGACGGGTGATGGCATCATCGCCGGCCTGCAGGTGCTGACCGCGATAGTGCGTAACAGCATGAGCCTGCACGATCTCTGCAGCGGCATGAAACTGTTGCCGCAGATCCTGGTGAACGTGCGTTTTGTCGGCGAGCACAACCCGCTGGAGTCGGAAGAGGTGCGCAAAGTCACCGAGCAGGTTGAAACCGAGTTGGCTGGCCGCGGCCGCGTTCTTTTGCGTAAATCAGGTACCGAGCCGCTGATCCGCGTGATGGTGGAAGGTGAGGATGAACAGCAGGTTACCGCGTTGGCGCACCGTATCGCCGATGCTGTAAAGGCTGCCGGTTAA
- the secG gene encoding preprotein translocase subunit SecG — MYEALLVIFLLISIGLVALIMLQQGKGADMGASFGAGASGTLFGSSGSGNFMTRMTAILAALFFVISLILGNLSTNQSKKGSEWENLGQPVKSEQTTAPAAPTKPSSDIPQ, encoded by the coding sequence ATGTACGAAGCTCTTCTGGTAATTTTCCTGCTGATCTCAATCGGGCTGGTTGCTCTGATTATGCTGCAGCAAGGTAAAGGCGCTGATATGGGAGCCTCATTCGGAGCAGGTGCGTCTGGCACATTGTTCGGTTCGAGTGGTTCCGGTAACTTCATGACCCGCATGACGGCTATTTTGGCGGCATTGTTCTTCGTCATCAGTTTGATCCTGGGCAACCTGAGCACCAACCAGAGCAAGAAAGGCAGCGAGTGGGAAAACCTCGGTCAGCCAGTGAAATCTGAGCAGACTACCGCGCCGGCAGCACCAACCAAGCCGAGCAGCGATATCCCGCAGTAA
- the rimP gene encoding ribosome maturation factor RimP: MSTLEQKLTEMLSAPVEALGFELVGIEFIRARQSTLRIYIDSENGINVDDCADVSHQVSAVLDVEEPITVAYNLEVSSPGLDRPMFTAEHYTRFLGEEVSLVLRMAVQNRRKWQGIIKSVDGEMITVTVEGKDEVFALSNIQKANLVPHF; the protein is encoded by the coding sequence TTGTCCACATTAGAGCAAAAATTAACAGAGATGCTTTCGGCACCGGTAGAAGCGTTGGGCTTTGAGCTTGTAGGCATCGAATTTATTCGTGCGCGCCAATCGACGCTCCGCATCTATATTGATAGTGAAAATGGCATCAATGTTGACGATTGTGCTGATGTCAGCCACCAGGTCAGCGCTGTATTGGACGTCGAAGAGCCAATCACAGTCGCTTACAACTTGGAAGTCTCCTCTCCTGGCCTTGATCGCCCGATGTTCACCGCCGAGCACTATACTCGTTTCCTCGGTGAAGAAGTCAGCCTGGTCCTGCGCATGGCCGTACAGAACCGTCGCAAATGGCAGGGCATTATCAAGTCTGTCGATGGCGAGATGATCACGGTTACTGTGGAAGGGAAAGATGAAGTGTTCGCGCTGAGCAACATCCAGAAAGCGAACCTGGTACCCCACTTTTAA
- the nusA gene encoding transcription termination factor NusA: MNKEILAVVEAVSNEKSLPREKIFEALETALATATKKKYEQEIEVRVSIDRKTGDFDTFRRWVAVDEVTQPTREITLEAAQYEEPGIELGGYIEDQIESVTFDRITTQTAKQVIVQKVREAERAMVVDAFRQHEGEIVTGVVKKVNRDSIALDLGSNAEAVIGREDMLPRENFRPGDRIRGILYAVRPEARGAQLFVSRSSADMLKELFRIEVPEIGEEVIEIKAAARDPGSRAKIAVKTNDKRIDPVGACVGMRGARVQAVSSELGGERIDIILWDDNPAQFVINAMAPADVASIVVDEDNCTMDIAVEASNLAQAIGRNGQNVRLASQLLKQHRDDDRWELNVMTADDLQAKHQAEAHAAIDTFTKYLDIDEDFATVLVEEGFSTLEELAYVPIKELLEIDGLDEDMVEALRDRAKAALTTLALAQEESLGDQKPADDLLNLPGLERSMAFKLAARGVCTLEDLAEQGVDDLADIEGLSDEQAGELIMAARNICWFGDNA, from the coding sequence ATGAATAAAGAGATTCTGGCTGTTGTTGAAGCTGTTTCCAACGAAAAATCCCTTCCGCGTGAGAAGATTTTCGAAGCGTTGGAAACCGCATTAGCCACCGCAACCAAGAAAAAATACGAGCAGGAAATCGAGGTTCGCGTCAGCATTGACCGCAAAACCGGCGATTTCGATACCTTCCGTCGTTGGGTCGCCGTAGATGAAGTGACTCAACCAACGCGTGAAATCACGCTGGAAGCCGCTCAGTACGAAGAGCCTGGCATCGAATTGGGCGGGTACATCGAAGATCAGATCGAATCTGTGACCTTTGACCGCATCACCACCCAAACCGCGAAACAGGTTATCGTACAGAAAGTACGTGAAGCCGAACGCGCCATGGTCGTCGACGCTTTCCGCCAGCACGAAGGTGAAATCGTCACCGGCGTGGTGAAGAAAGTTAACCGTGACAGCATTGCGCTGGACCTGGGCAGCAACGCAGAAGCGGTCATCGGTCGCGAAGACATGCTGCCGCGCGAAAACTTCCGTCCGGGCGACCGAATTCGCGGCATATTGTATGCCGTCCGTCCTGAAGCTCGTGGCGCACAGCTGTTCGTCAGCCGCTCCAGCGCTGATATGCTGAAAGAACTGTTCCGCATCGAAGTACCGGAAATCGGCGAAGAAGTGATTGAGATTAAAGCGGCAGCCCGTGATCCTGGCTCCCGTGCAAAAATTGCTGTGAAAACCAACGACAAGCGCATCGATCCGGTCGGCGCCTGCGTGGGTATGCGCGGTGCGCGCGTTCAGGCCGTTTCGAGCGAACTCGGCGGCGAACGCATCGATATCATCCTGTGGGATGATAACCCTGCGCAGTTCGTCATCAACGCCATGGCGCCGGCAGACGTTGCCTCGATCGTGGTTGATGAAGATAATTGCACCATGGATATCGCCGTTGAAGCCAGCAATCTGGCACAGGCGATCGGCCGTAATGGCCAAAACGTGCGTTTGGCCTCCCAATTGTTAAAACAGCATCGTGACGATGACCGTTGGGAACTGAACGTGATGACGGCGGACGATCTGCAGGCCAAGCACCAGGCCGAAGCTCATGCCGCCATTGATACCTTCACCAAGTATCTTGATATCGACGAAGATTTCGCCACCGTACTGGTCGAAGAAGGCTTCTCTACTCTGGAAGAGTTGGCTTATGTGCCAATCAAAGAGCTGCTGGAAATTGACGGTCTGGATGAAGATATGGTTGAAGCGTTGCGCGATCGCGCCAAAGCTGCATTGACCACGCTTGCCCTGGCCCAAGAAGAGAGCCTGGGTGACCAAAAACCTGCTGACGATTTGCTCAACCTTCCGGGTCTTGAGCGCAGCATGGCCTTTAAACTGGCCGCGCGTGGGGTTTGTACGCTGGAAGATCTTGCCGAGCAGGGTGTTGACGATCTGGCGGATATTGAAGGGCTTAGCGATGAGCAAGCCGGCGAGCTGATTATGGCCGCACGTAATATCTGTTGGTTTGGCGACAACGCGTAA
- the infB gene encoding translation initiation factor IF-2 produces MTTDVTVKSLAAEIQTPVDRLVQQFADAGINKSETDSVTQHEKEALLAHLNREHGSAPGKLTLQRKTRSTLNIPSTGGKSKSVQIEVRKKRTYVNRDTPEAQQAEAAEQAQREAEEQAQRAAEELAKREAEAKRAAEDQAKREAAEIAKRNSAEKEKVTNQHTDEMTKPAQAEKARREAEAAELKRKAEEEVRRKVEEDAKRVAEEARRMAEENGEKWAEAEAASAAVETADYHVTTSQHARAAEDENDAKVEGERRARTRGGKATKQKKGNKLSESKADREEARAVTRGGKGKRKPSTLQQGFNKPAQVVNRDVVIGETITVAELANKMAVKGSQVIKAMMKLGAMATINQVIDQETAQLVAEEMGHKVILRRENELEEALMSDRDTGAAAESRAPVVTIMGHVDHGKTSLLDYIRSTKVAAGEAGGITQHIGAYHVETDNGMITFLDTPGHAAFTSMRARGAQATDIVVLVVAADDGVMPQTIEAIQHAKAAKVPLVVAVNKIDKPEADPDRVKQELSQYGVMPEEWGGEAQFVHVSAKAGTGIDELLNAILLQAEVLELKAVRSGMASGVVIESFLDKGRGPVATVLVQEGTLNKGDIVLCGFEYGRVRAMRDELGREVTSAGPSIPVEILGLSSVPAAGDEATVVRDEKKAREVALYRQGKFREVKLARQQKSKLENMFANMTDGEVSELNIVLKSDVQGSCEAISESLQKLSTDEVKVKIVGSGVGGITETDATLAAASNAIILGFNVRADASARRVIEAESLDLRYYSVIYNLIDEVKQAMSGMLAPEYKQQIIGLAAVRDVFKSPKFGAIAGCMVTEGTIKRHNPIRVLRDNVVIYEGELESLRRFKDDVNEVRNGMECGIGVKNYNDVRVGDMIEVFEIIEIQRTIA; encoded by the coding sequence ATGACGACAGATGTAACCGTAAAATCGCTGGCAGCAGAGATTCAGACTCCAGTTGATCGCCTGGTACAGCAGTTTGCTGATGCAGGGATCAACAAGTCTGAGACAGACTCTGTGACCCAGCACGAGAAAGAAGCCTTACTGGCGCACCTTAACCGTGAACACGGTAGTGCGCCGGGTAAGCTCACGTTGCAGCGCAAAACGCGCAGCACCTTGAATATTCCGAGCACCGGCGGTAAAAGTAAATCGGTGCAAATCGAAGTCCGCAAGAAACGCACTTATGTAAATCGCGATACGCCAGAAGCCCAGCAGGCTGAAGCGGCAGAGCAGGCACAGCGTGAAGCGGAAGAGCAGGCACAGCGCGCAGCGGAAGAGCTGGCGAAACGCGAAGCAGAAGCAAAGCGCGCAGCCGAAGACCAAGCCAAACGTGAGGCCGCGGAGATTGCTAAGCGTAATTCAGCGGAAAAAGAAAAAGTGACCAATCAACATACCGACGAAATGACCAAGCCAGCTCAGGCAGAAAAAGCACGCCGTGAAGCCGAAGCCGCAGAACTGAAACGTAAAGCGGAAGAGGAAGTGCGCCGCAAGGTTGAAGAAGACGCCAAGCGCGTAGCGGAAGAAGCGCGCCGCATGGCCGAAGAGAACGGCGAGAAGTGGGCCGAAGCTGAAGCAGCAAGCGCTGCGGTCGAAACAGCCGATTACCACGTGACCACCTCTCAGCACGCCCGTGCAGCCGAAGACGAAAACGACGCCAAAGTTGAAGGCGAGCGCCGCGCCCGCACTCGTGGCGGCAAAGCGACCAAGCAGAAGAAAGGCAACAAGCTTTCCGAGTCTAAAGCAGACCGCGAAGAAGCGCGCGCCGTTACCCGTGGCGGTAAAGGCAAGCGTAAGCCAAGTACTCTTCAGCAGGGCTTCAACAAGCCGGCTCAGGTGGTTAACCGTGACGTTGTGATCGGCGAAACCATCACCGTAGCCGAACTGGCTAACAAAATGGCGGTTAAAGGCTCTCAGGTCATCAAAGCGATGATGAAACTGGGCGCAATGGCCACCATTAACCAGGTCATCGACCAGGAAACCGCACAGCTGGTTGCCGAAGAGATGGGCCACAAAGTTATCCTGCGTCGTGAGAACGAGCTGGAAGAAGCGCTGATGAGCGACCGTGATACCGGTGCTGCCGCTGAGTCGCGTGCACCTGTCGTGACCATCATGGGCCACGTTGACCACGGTAAAACTTCTCTGCTGGACTACATCCGCTCCACCAAGGTGGCAGCAGGCGAGGCCGGTGGTATTACCCAGCATATCGGTGCTTACCACGTAGAAACCGACAACGGCATGATCACCTTCCTGGATACCCCAGGTCACGCAGCCTTTACCTCAATGCGTGCCCGTGGTGCTCAGGCGACCGACATCGTTGTTCTGGTTGTTGCTGCCGACGACGGCGTGATGCCGCAAACCATCGAAGCTATCCAGCATGCGAAAGCAGCGAAGGTGCCGTTGGTGGTTGCAGTGAACAAAATCGACAAGCCGGAAGCCGATCCGGACCGCGTTAAGCAGGAACTGTCCCAGTACGGCGTTATGCCGGAAGAGTGGGGCGGCGAAGCACAGTTCGTTCACGTATCTGCGAAAGCCGGTACCGGTATCGACGAACTGCTGAACGCTATCCTGTTGCAGGCTGAAGTTCTCGAACTGAAAGCCGTACGCAGCGGCATGGCCAGCGGCGTGGTTATCGAATCCTTCCTGGATAAAGGTCGTGGTCCGGTTGCTACCGTGCTGGTGCAGGAAGGTACGCTGAACAAAGGCGATATCGTTCTGTGTGGCTTCGAATACGGCCGCGTACGTGCGATGCGTGACGAGCTGGGTCGCGAAGTGACCTCTGCGGGTCCTTCCATTCCGGTTGAGATCCTGGGCCTGTCCAGCGTTCCTGCCGCCGGTGACGAAGCGACAGTGGTGCGTGACGAGAAGAAAGCGCGTGAAGTTGCGCTGTACCGTCAAGGCAAGTTCCGCGAAGTCAAGCTGGCACGTCAGCAGAAATCTAAACTGGAAAACATGTTCGCTAACATGACCGACGGTGAAGTTTCTGAGCTGAACATCGTACTGAAATCTGACGTACAGGGTTCTTGTGAAGCGATTTCCGAATCACTGCAGAAACTCTCTACCGACGAAGTGAAAGTGAAGATTGTTGGCTCCGGCGTAGGGGGTATCACCGAAACCGACGCAACGCTGGCAGCGGCTTCCAACGCTATCATCCTGGGCTTCAACGTCCGTGCCGACGCTTCTGCGCGCCGCGTGATTGAAGCTGAAAGCCTGGATCTGCGTTACTACTCCGTGATCTATAACCTGATCGACGAAGTGAAGCAGGCGATGAGCGGTATGCTGGCGCCTGAATACAAGCAGCAGATCATCGGTCTGGCCGCAGTGCGTGACGTGTTCAAATCACCGAAATTCGGCGCCATCGCAGGTTGCATGGTTACCGAAGGGACAATCAAGCGTCACAACCCAATCCGCGTTCTGCGCGACAACGTGGTTATCTATGAAGGCGAGCTGGAATCCCTGCGCCGCTTCAAAGATGACGTTAACGAAGTCCGTAACGGCATGGAATGTGGTATCGGCGTTAAGAACTACAACGACGTGCGCGTCGGCGACATGATCGAAGTGTTCGAAATCATTGAGATTCAACGCACCATCGCTTAA
- the rbfA gene encoding 30S ribosome-binding factor RbfA, with protein sequence MAKEFSRGQRVAQEMQKEIAIILQREVKDPRIGMATVSGVEVSRDLAYAKVYVTFLNVLTENADPDLVPKGIKALEDASGYIRTLLGKAMRLRVVPELTFAYDNSLVEGMRMSNLVTNVVKNDAERRSASGDDEEA encoded by the coding sequence ATGGCAAAAGAATTCAGCCGCGGTCAGCGCGTGGCACAAGAGATGCAAAAAGAGATTGCGATCATTCTGCAGCGTGAAGTCAAAGACCCGCGTATCGGCATGGCTACCGTTTCCGGTGTAGAAGTTTCTCGTGATTTGGCCTATGCCAAGGTTTACGTCACCTTCCTGAACGTGTTGACCGAAAACGCCGATCCGGATCTGGTGCCTAAAGGCATTAAAGCTCTGGAAGACGCTTCCGGCTACATCCGCACGCTGCTGGGTAAAGCCATGCGCCTGCGCGTGGTGCCTGAGCTGACCTTCGCGTACGACAACTCACTGGTGGAAGGCATGCGCATGTCCAACCTGGTGACCAACGTCGTGAAGAATGACGCCGAACGCCGTTCCGCATCAGGCGATGACGAGGAGGCTTAA